The following are encoded together in the Daucus carota subsp. sativus chromosome 5, DH1 v3.0, whole genome shotgun sequence genome:
- the LOC108222928 gene encoding pentatricopeptide repeat-containing protein At1g74850, chloroplastic isoform X1: MTKMTLTQHSLPPIFFFFPAKTLIKTPLFPFKKPSFADNRRLLLISSAPLRAKGRGELILGTPSVTVEKGKYTYDVETLIDKLSSLPPRGSIARCLDAFKNKLSLNDFAQVFKEFAHRGDWQRSLRLFKYMQRQIWCKPNEHIYTIIIGVLGREGLLDKCSDVFDEMPGQGVSRSVFSYTSIINAYGRNGKYEVSLELLNRMKKEKVMPNILTYNTVINSCARGGYHWEGLLGLFAEMRHDGIQPDLVTYNTLLSACASRGLGDEAEMVFRTMNDGGVEPDITTYSYLVETFGKLGKLEKVSELLKDMESSGNLPDITSYNVLLEAYADLGSINGAMGVFKQMQAAGCMPNAGTYSILLNLYGKNGRYDEVRGLFLDMKVSNTEPDATTYNILIQVFGEGGYFKEVVTLFHDMLEENVEPNMETYESLIFACGKGGLYEDANKVLLDMNEKGLVPSPKVYTGVIEAYGQAALYEETIVAFNTMNEVGGKATIETYNSLIHVFARGGLYKESEAIFSRMVDNGVKRSTDSFNGVIEGFRQGGQYEAAIKAYVDMEKARCEPDERTLEAVLSVYCFAGLVDESEEQFREMKESGILPPVMCYCMLIAICARNDRWDSVSELLDEMVTQKVSNVHQVIGQMIKGDYDDDSNWQMVEYVFDKLKTEGCGLGLRFYNTLLEALWWLGQKERASRVLIEATKRGLYPELFRSNKLVWSVDVHRMSPGGACTAISVWMNDMVKKVSRGEDLPQLATAVVVRGQMEKSSITRDFPIAKTAYSFLKDNVSSSFVFPGWNKGRIICQRPQLKRILSGKDSPLGAIKGEDIIPLSNSPFPPEKRATIDNSNRSQNGNVEKGTKRRSKPELMTSGV, translated from the exons ATGACCAAAATGACCCTCACTCAACACTCTCTCCCccctatcttcttcttcttccctgCTAAAACCCTAATTAAAACCCCTCTTTTTCCTTTCAAGAAACCATCTTTCGCCGATAATCGAAGGCTTTTGTTAATCTCCTCAGCTCCACTGAGAGCTAAAGGCCGCGGGGAGCTCATTCTTGGAACCCCTTCAGTCACTGTCGAAAAGGGTAAGTATACTTATGATGTCGAAACGCTTATTGATAAGTTGTCTAGTTTGCCTCCACGCGGTAGCATAGCTCGTTGTCTCGATGCGTTTAAGAATAAGCTTAGTCTTAATGATTTTGCTCAGGTTTTTAAGGAATTTGCGCATCGTGGTGATTGGCAAAGGTCTTTAAGGTTGTTTAAGTATATGCAGAGGCAAATTTGGTGTAAGCCGAATGAGCATATTTATACGATTATAATTGGGGTTTTGGGGAGGGAGGGGCTTTTGGATAAATGCTCTGacgtgtttgatgaaatgcctgGTCAAGGTGTGTCGAGGAGCGTTTTCTCGTACACGTCGATTATTAATGCGTATGGGCGGAATGGGAAGTATGAGGTGTCTTTAGAGCTATTGAATAGGATGAAGAAAGAAAAAGTGATGCCTAATATTTTGACTTATAATACAGTGATTAATTCTTGTGCTAGAGGGGGGTATCATTGGGAAGGGTTATTGGGTTTGTTTGCAGAAATGAGGCATGATGGTATACAACCGGATCTTGTCACGTATAATACTTTGCTTAGTGCTTGTGCTAGTAGGGGTTTAGGTGATGAGGCGGAAATGGTGTTTAGGACTATGAATGATGGCGGTGTAGAGCCTGATATTACTACTTATAGTTATTTAGTGGAGACTTTTGGTAAATTGGGTAAGCTTGAAAAGGTTTCTGAGCTACTTAAAGATATGGAGTCTAGCGGGAACTTGCCTGATATAACATCTTATAATGTGTTACTAGAGGCGTATGCAGATTTAGGTTCAATTAATGGAGCAATGGGTGTGTTTAAGCAAATGCAGGCTGCTGGGTGCATGCCTAATGCTGGGACTTATAGTATTCTGTTGAATTTGTATGGAAAGAATGGGAGGTATGATGAGGTTCGTGGGCTGTTTCTTGACATGAAAGTGAGCAATACGGAGCCGGATGCGACAACTTACAATATACTGATTCAGGTATTTGGAGAAGGTGGGTATTTCAAGGAAGTGGTTACTTTGTTCCATGATATGTTAGAAGAGAACGTTGAGCCGAACATGGAGACTTATGAAAGTTTGATCTTCGCTTGTGGAAAAGGAGGGCTTTATGAAGACGCCAACAAGGTATTGCTTGATATGAATGAGAAAGGATTGGTCCCTAGCCCGAAGGTTTATACTGGGGTTATTGAAGCTTATGGGCAAGCCGCACTGTATGAGGAAACTATAGTTGCTTTTAATACGATGAATGAAGTAGGGGGAAAGGCTACCATTGAGACTTACAATTCTCTGATTCATGTGTTTGCAAGGGGAGGACTGTACAAAGAGTCTGAAGCAATCTTCTCTAGGATGGTTGATAACGGTGTTAAAAGGAGTACTGATTCATTCAATGGTGTCATTGAAGGATTTAGACAAGGAGGCCAATATGAAGCGGCTATAAAAGCATATGTTGACATGGAAAAAGCAAGATGTGAACCTGACGAACGAACCCTTGAGGCTGTTTTAAGCGTTTACTGTTTCGCAGGTTTGGTTGATGAGAGTGAGGAGCAGTTTCGGGAAATGAAAGAATCCGGCATATTGCCCCCTGTTATGTGCTACTGCATGTTGATAGCCATTTGCGCTAGGAATGACAG GTGGGACAGTGTATCGGAGTTGTTGGATGAGATGGTAACACAAAAGGTATCCAATGTCCACCAAGTGATTGGCCAGATGATTAAAGGAGATTATGATGATGATTCTAACTGGCAAATGGTAGAGTATGTCTTCGACAAACTCAAAACTGAGGGGTGCGGTTTAGGTTTGAGGTTTTACAACACACTTCTGGAAGCGCTTTGGTGGCTAGGCCAGAAGGAAAGAGCTTCAAGAGTGTTAATTGAAGCAACCAAGCGAGGGCTATATCCTGAACTCTTTCGTAGCAACAAACTTGTATGGTCTGTGGATGTACATAG GATGTCACCGGGTGGTGCTTGCACAGCAATATCAGTTTGGATGAACGACATGGTCAAAAAAGTTTCTAGGGGTGAGGATCTTCCTCAATTGGCAACCGCTGTGGTGGT ACGAGGCCAGATGGAAAAAAGTTCAATAACACGAGATTTTCCAATTGCGAAGACTGCCTATTCTTTCCTGAAGGATAATGTTTCATCTTCTTTTGTTTTTCCTGGGTGGAACAAAGGGCGAATAATCTGTCAGCGGCCTCAGCTTAAACGTATTTTATCTGGCAAGGACTCACCTTTAGGAGCCATAAAAGGCGAAGATATAATTCCTCTAAGCAACTCCCCTTTTCCTCCGGAAAAAAGAGCAACCATAGATAACAGCAACAGAAGTCAAAATGGGAACGTAGAGAA
- the LOC108222928 gene encoding pentatricopeptide repeat-containing protein At1g74850, chloroplastic isoform X2 — MQRQIWCKPNEHIYTIIIGVLGREGLLDKCSDVFDEMPGQGVSRSVFSYTSIINAYGRNGKYEVSLELLNRMKKEKVMPNILTYNTVINSCARGGYHWEGLLGLFAEMRHDGIQPDLVTYNTLLSACASRGLGDEAEMVFRTMNDGGVEPDITTYSYLVETFGKLGKLEKVSELLKDMESSGNLPDITSYNVLLEAYADLGSINGAMGVFKQMQAAGCMPNAGTYSILLNLYGKNGRYDEVRGLFLDMKVSNTEPDATTYNILIQVFGEGGYFKEVVTLFHDMLEENVEPNMETYESLIFACGKGGLYEDANKVLLDMNEKGLVPSPKVYTGVIEAYGQAALYEETIVAFNTMNEVGGKATIETYNSLIHVFARGGLYKESEAIFSRMVDNGVKRSTDSFNGVIEGFRQGGQYEAAIKAYVDMEKARCEPDERTLEAVLSVYCFAGLVDESEEQFREMKESGILPPVMCYCMLIAICARNDRWDSVSELLDEMVTQKVSNVHQVIGQMIKGDYDDDSNWQMVEYVFDKLKTEGCGLGLRFYNTLLEALWWLGQKERASRVLIEATKRGLYPELFRSNKLVWSVDVHRMSPGGACTAISVWMNDMVKKVSRGEDLPQLATAVVVRGQMEKSSITRDFPIAKTAYSFLKDNVSSSFVFPGWNKGRIICQRPQLKRILSGKDSPLGAIKGEDIIPLSNSPFPPEKRATIDNSNRSQNGNVEKGTKRRSKPELMTSGV, encoded by the exons ATGCAGAGGCAAATTTGGTGTAAGCCGAATGAGCATATTTATACGATTATAATTGGGGTTTTGGGGAGGGAGGGGCTTTTGGATAAATGCTCTGacgtgtttgatgaaatgcctgGTCAAGGTGTGTCGAGGAGCGTTTTCTCGTACACGTCGATTATTAATGCGTATGGGCGGAATGGGAAGTATGAGGTGTCTTTAGAGCTATTGAATAGGATGAAGAAAGAAAAAGTGATGCCTAATATTTTGACTTATAATACAGTGATTAATTCTTGTGCTAGAGGGGGGTATCATTGGGAAGGGTTATTGGGTTTGTTTGCAGAAATGAGGCATGATGGTATACAACCGGATCTTGTCACGTATAATACTTTGCTTAGTGCTTGTGCTAGTAGGGGTTTAGGTGATGAGGCGGAAATGGTGTTTAGGACTATGAATGATGGCGGTGTAGAGCCTGATATTACTACTTATAGTTATTTAGTGGAGACTTTTGGTAAATTGGGTAAGCTTGAAAAGGTTTCTGAGCTACTTAAAGATATGGAGTCTAGCGGGAACTTGCCTGATATAACATCTTATAATGTGTTACTAGAGGCGTATGCAGATTTAGGTTCAATTAATGGAGCAATGGGTGTGTTTAAGCAAATGCAGGCTGCTGGGTGCATGCCTAATGCTGGGACTTATAGTATTCTGTTGAATTTGTATGGAAAGAATGGGAGGTATGATGAGGTTCGTGGGCTGTTTCTTGACATGAAAGTGAGCAATACGGAGCCGGATGCGACAACTTACAATATACTGATTCAGGTATTTGGAGAAGGTGGGTATTTCAAGGAAGTGGTTACTTTGTTCCATGATATGTTAGAAGAGAACGTTGAGCCGAACATGGAGACTTATGAAAGTTTGATCTTCGCTTGTGGAAAAGGAGGGCTTTATGAAGACGCCAACAAGGTATTGCTTGATATGAATGAGAAAGGATTGGTCCCTAGCCCGAAGGTTTATACTGGGGTTATTGAAGCTTATGGGCAAGCCGCACTGTATGAGGAAACTATAGTTGCTTTTAATACGATGAATGAAGTAGGGGGAAAGGCTACCATTGAGACTTACAATTCTCTGATTCATGTGTTTGCAAGGGGAGGACTGTACAAAGAGTCTGAAGCAATCTTCTCTAGGATGGTTGATAACGGTGTTAAAAGGAGTACTGATTCATTCAATGGTGTCATTGAAGGATTTAGACAAGGAGGCCAATATGAAGCGGCTATAAAAGCATATGTTGACATGGAAAAAGCAAGATGTGAACCTGACGAACGAACCCTTGAGGCTGTTTTAAGCGTTTACTGTTTCGCAGGTTTGGTTGATGAGAGTGAGGAGCAGTTTCGGGAAATGAAAGAATCCGGCATATTGCCCCCTGTTATGTGCTACTGCATGTTGATAGCCATTTGCGCTAGGAATGACAG GTGGGACAGTGTATCGGAGTTGTTGGATGAGATGGTAACACAAAAGGTATCCAATGTCCACCAAGTGATTGGCCAGATGATTAAAGGAGATTATGATGATGATTCTAACTGGCAAATGGTAGAGTATGTCTTCGACAAACTCAAAACTGAGGGGTGCGGTTTAGGTTTGAGGTTTTACAACACACTTCTGGAAGCGCTTTGGTGGCTAGGCCAGAAGGAAAGAGCTTCAAGAGTGTTAATTGAAGCAACCAAGCGAGGGCTATATCCTGAACTCTTTCGTAGCAACAAACTTGTATGGTCTGTGGATGTACATAG GATGTCACCGGGTGGTGCTTGCACAGCAATATCAGTTTGGATGAACGACATGGTCAAAAAAGTTTCTAGGGGTGAGGATCTTCCTCAATTGGCAACCGCTGTGGTGGT ACGAGGCCAGATGGAAAAAAGTTCAATAACACGAGATTTTCCAATTGCGAAGACTGCCTATTCTTTCCTGAAGGATAATGTTTCATCTTCTTTTGTTTTTCCTGGGTGGAACAAAGGGCGAATAATCTGTCAGCGGCCTCAGCTTAAACGTATTTTATCTGGCAAGGACTCACCTTTAGGAGCCATAAAAGGCGAAGATATAATTCCTCTAAGCAACTCCCCTTTTCCTCCGGAAAAAAGAGCAACCATAGATAACAGCAACAGAAGTCAAAATGGGAACGTAGAGAA